One stretch of Streptomyces sp. NBC_00443 DNA includes these proteins:
- a CDS encoding TROVE domain-containing protein, whose protein sequence is MARFNRRAAKARPTSRVTSTGRVLRTYEGGLGRERDARSELFLLSVANFVSQQTFYESGADRDDRFARLVGELAVTDPEWTAGLLGWLRGEGNLRTAAIVGAAEYVKARLDAGATDGPSNRQVIASVLQRPDEPGELLGYWTALYGRNVPKPVKRGVADAVRRLYSGRSLLKYDTASKGYRFGDILNVVHAAPDPDKPWQGDLFQYALDRRHSPDTAVPPASDRTLVAHRELMALPVEQRRAVVTSDGGAERLAAAGMTWEALAGWLQGPMDKEAWEAVIPSMGAMALARNLRNFDEAGVSDEVAARVAARISDPAEVVRSRQFPFRYLAAYQHAPSLRWAYPLEQALGHSLAQVPTLPGRTLVLVDRSGSMFWSRLSDRSQLNRADAAAIFGTALALRAADADLVQFGTGSGEIAFRKGESVLKVLGRFGDLGGTNTTEAVRRHYRKHDRVLIVTDEQYAPSNHGDPTEQVPADVPVYTWNLAGYRAGHGPSGAGNRHTFGGLSDAAFRMVPLLEGARDANWPWADRAA, encoded by the coding sequence ATGGCACGATTCAACAGGCGCGCCGCCAAGGCGCGGCCGACCTCGCGGGTCACCTCGACGGGGCGAGTGCTCCGTACCTACGAGGGCGGCCTGGGACGTGAGCGCGACGCGCGCTCCGAGCTCTTCCTGCTGTCGGTCGCCAACTTCGTCTCGCAGCAGACCTTCTACGAGTCCGGCGCCGACCGTGACGACCGGTTCGCGCGCCTCGTGGGCGAACTCGCCGTCACGGATCCCGAGTGGACCGCCGGCCTGCTCGGCTGGCTGCGCGGCGAGGGCAACCTCCGTACGGCCGCGATCGTGGGCGCCGCCGAGTACGTGAAGGCCCGTCTGGACGCCGGGGCCACCGACGGTCCGTCGAACCGGCAGGTCATCGCCTCCGTACTCCAGCGGCCGGACGAGCCCGGCGAACTGCTCGGGTACTGGACCGCGCTGTACGGCCGTAACGTCCCGAAGCCGGTCAAGCGCGGTGTCGCCGACGCCGTACGCCGGCTCTACAGCGGCAGGTCGCTGCTGAAGTACGACACCGCGTCCAAGGGTTACCGCTTCGGCGACATCCTCAACGTGGTGCACGCGGCCCCGGACCCGGACAAGCCGTGGCAGGGCGACCTGTTCCAGTACGCCCTCGACCGCCGGCACAGCCCGGACACCGCCGTGCCGCCCGCGTCCGACCGGACGCTGGTCGCCCATCGCGAGCTGATGGCACTGCCCGTCGAACAGCGGCGTGCGGTGGTCACGTCGGACGGCGGTGCCGAGCGGCTCGCGGCGGCCGGGATGACGTGGGAGGCACTGGCCGGCTGGCTGCAGGGGCCGATGGACAAGGAGGCCTGGGAGGCGGTGATTCCGTCGATGGGCGCCATGGCGCTCGCCAGGAACCTGCGGAACTTCGACGAGGCCGGGGTCTCGGACGAGGTGGCGGCGCGGGTCGCCGCCCGGATCAGTGATCCGGCGGAGGTCGTACGGTCGCGGCAGTTCCCCTTTCGGTACCTCGCCGCGTACCAGCACGCGCCGTCGCTGCGCTGGGCGTACCCGCTGGAGCAGGCGCTCGGCCACTCACTGGCGCAGGTGCCGACGCTGCCCGGCCGGACGCTGGTGCTCGTCGACCGCTCGGGCTCGATGTTCTGGTCCCGGCTGTCCGACCGCTCGCAGCTCAACCGGGCCGACGCGGCGGCGATCTTCGGCACGGCGCTCGCACTGCGGGCGGCGGACGCGGATCTCGTCCAGTTCGGCACGGGCAGCGGCGAGATCGCCTTCCGCAAGGGCGAGTCGGTGCTGAAGGTCCTGGGGCGCTTCGGGGACCTCGGCGGCACGAACACCACCGAGGCCGTGCGCCGGCACTACCGCAAGCACGACCGGGTGCTGATCGTCACCGACGAGCAGTACGCCCCCAGCAACCACGGCGACCCGACCGAGCAGGTCCCGGCCGACGTGCCGGTCTACACCTGGAACCTCGCCGGGTACCGGGCGGGCCACGGCCCGTCGGGGGCGGGCAACCGGCACACCTTCGGGGGGCTCTCGGACGCGGCCTTCCGGATGGTGCCGCTGCTGGAGGGAGCTCGGGACGCCAACTGGCCCTGGGCTGACCGAGCCGCCTGA
- a CDS encoding GntR family transcriptional regulator yields MEAIRPVARTLLRDRAYEAIRDAIVAGEIEPGAVVRDADLAERLGLSRAPVREAFSRLVDEGLLESKPQSYTRVTSVVAAEVRDAAAVVGAMHELVTRVAVPRLAAADVEIMRAANERFAAAVAAGQVDLALRADDELHDVLVRVSGNRTAAATVARYTPLIRRLERRRFGEGGTCRSAGLHERLIEACAAGDVDEAVRVTAEIWRGLAELADSDSD; encoded by the coding sequence GTGGAGGCGATACGACCCGTAGCCCGCACCCTGCTCAGGGACCGGGCCTACGAAGCGATCAGGGACGCCATCGTGGCCGGGGAGATCGAGCCCGGCGCGGTGGTGCGGGACGCCGATCTCGCCGAGCGGCTCGGACTGTCCCGGGCGCCGGTGCGCGAGGCGTTCTCGCGGCTCGTGGACGAGGGGCTGCTGGAGAGCAAGCCGCAGAGCTACACGCGCGTGACGTCGGTCGTCGCCGCCGAAGTCCGCGACGCGGCCGCCGTCGTCGGCGCCATGCACGAGCTGGTGACGCGGGTCGCCGTACCCCGGCTGGCAGCCGCGGACGTGGAGATCATGCGCGCCGCCAACGAGCGCTTCGCCGCCGCCGTCGCGGCCGGCCAGGTGGACCTCGCCCTGCGGGCCGACGACGAACTGCACGACGTGCTGGTGCGGGTGAGCGGCAACCGCACGGCCGCCGCCACCGTCGCCCGCTACACCCCGCTCATCCGCCGCCTGGAGCGCCGGCGCTTCGGCGAGGGCGGGACCTGCCGTTCGGCCGGGCTGCACGAGCGGCTGATCGAGGCGTGCGCGGCCGGTGACGTGGACGAGGCGGTCCGGGTCACGGCGGAGATCTGGCGAGGGCTGGCCGAACTCGCCGACAGCGACAGCGACTGA
- a CDS encoding 1-aminocyclopropane-1-carboxylate deaminase, producing the protein MSLSSYDRYPLLFGPSPVHPLERLTAHLGGASLWAKREDCNSGVAYGGNKTRKLEYLVADALAKGCDTLVSIGGVQSNHTRQVAAVAARAGLKCVLVQESWVEWPDSVYDKVGNILVSRLAGADVRLVRAGFGIGFKESWEQALRDVEESGGKPYAIPAGASDHPLGGLGFAGWAFEVAEQERELGVFFDTLIVCSVTGSTQAGMVAGFAALEEAGGRPRRVLGIDASAKPVTTREQIARIAGNTGRLVGVERELTEADVELDDRYHAGTYGIPDEATLEAMRLAARTEGMVTDPVYEGKSMAGMIDLVSRGEIAPESTVLYAHLGGQPALNAYSALF; encoded by the coding sequence ATGTCCCTTTCCTCGTACGACCGTTACCCCCTCCTCTTCGGCCCGTCCCCCGTGCACCCCCTGGAACGCCTGACCGCCCACCTCGGCGGAGCCTCCCTCTGGGCCAAGCGCGAGGACTGCAACTCCGGCGTCGCGTACGGCGGCAACAAGACGCGCAAGCTGGAGTACCTGGTCGCCGACGCGCTCGCGAAGGGCTGCGACACGCTCGTCTCGATCGGCGGGGTGCAGTCCAACCACACCCGTCAGGTCGCCGCGGTGGCCGCCCGAGCCGGGCTCAAGTGCGTGCTGGTCCAGGAGAGTTGGGTGGAGTGGCCCGACTCCGTGTACGACAAGGTCGGCAACATCCTCGTCAGCCGCCTCGCCGGGGCCGACGTACGCCTGGTGCGGGCCGGGTTCGGGATCGGCTTCAAGGAGAGCTGGGAGCAGGCGCTGCGCGATGTGGAGGAGTCGGGCGGAAAGCCGTACGCGATCCCGGCGGGCGCCTCCGACCACCCGCTCGGCGGGCTCGGCTTCGCCGGTTGGGCGTTCGAAGTGGCCGAGCAGGAGCGGGAGCTGGGCGTCTTCTTCGACACCCTGATCGTGTGCTCGGTGACCGGCTCCACGCAGGCCGGCATGGTCGCCGGATTCGCCGCCCTGGAGGAGGCGGGCGGCCGCCCGCGCCGGGTCCTCGGCATCGACGCCTCGGCCAAGCCCGTCACCACACGCGAGCAGATCGCCCGGATCGCCGGCAACACCGGCCGGCTCGTCGGTGTCGAGCGGGAGCTGACCGAGGCCGACGTCGAGCTCGACGACCGCTACCACGCGGGCACGTACGGGATACCGGACGAGGCGACGCTGGAGGCGATGCGGCTGGCGGCGCGGACCGAGGGCATGGTCACGGACCCGGTCTACGAGGGCAAGTCGATGGCCGGGATGATCGACCTGGTCTCACGCGGGGAGATCGCGCCGGAGTCCACCGTCCTGTACGCACACCTCGGCGGGCAGCCCGCGCTGAACGCGTACAGCGCACTGTTCTAG
- a CDS encoding LacI family DNA-binding transcriptional regulator has product MWADDQQREPSVERPDGPRRRATIHDVAKLAGVSRQTVSRAVNDKGEIDPATKERVLEAARLLDYRPSRFARGLVQKGTVTAGLVIPDLMNPFFPEVAAGVLEAAEQRGWQVVMWDSRIDEARERDALDALSHQADAIVGYFKSPEDVLARHLGGVPLVLLERGPQQTRFAAVGIDAAAGLEQGMAHLVAAGHRRIGMLDGVHGPARRRQAFLELARRHGLPVDDSWIALSPEHSVAGGEAGMERLLDARPDVTAVFGFNDLIAVGAMRAARRHGRQVPEDLAVMGFDGLSLGELVEPALTTLHIDKRRLGRLAVEQVARLRAGEEPLRGAAAWVVPELVVRASA; this is encoded by the coding sequence GTGTGGGCGGACGATCAGCAGCGGGAGCCGAGTGTGGAACGGCCTGACGGCCCCCGCCGCCGGGCCACGATCCACGATGTCGCGAAGCTGGCCGGAGTGTCACGGCAGACGGTCTCCCGTGCGGTCAACGACAAGGGCGAGATCGACCCGGCGACGAAGGAACGGGTACTGGAGGCGGCGCGGCTGCTGGACTACCGGCCGAGCCGTTTCGCGCGCGGCCTCGTGCAGAAGGGGACCGTGACCGCCGGGCTGGTGATCCCGGATCTGATGAACCCCTTCTTTCCCGAGGTGGCCGCCGGTGTGCTGGAGGCGGCCGAGCAGCGCGGCTGGCAGGTGGTGATGTGGGACTCCCGCATCGACGAGGCCCGGGAGCGCGACGCGCTCGACGCGCTGTCCCATCAGGCCGACGCGATCGTGGGCTACTTCAAGAGCCCGGAGGACGTGCTCGCCCGGCACCTCGGCGGCGTACCGCTGGTGCTGCTGGAACGAGGGCCGCAGCAGACCCGTTTCGCGGCCGTGGGCATCGACGCCGCCGCCGGTCTCGAACAGGGCATGGCGCACCTGGTCGCCGCGGGGCACCGCCGGATCGGCATGCTGGACGGTGTGCACGGCCCCGCCCGGCGCAGGCAGGCCTTCCTGGAGCTGGCGCGGCGGCACGGTCTGCCGGTCGACGACAGCTGGATCGCGCTGAGTCCCGAGCACAGCGTGGCCGGGGGTGAGGCCGGCATGGAGCGGCTGCTGGACGCCCGGCCCGACGTCACGGCCGTCTTCGGCTTCAACGACCTGATCGCGGTCGGCGCCATGCGTGCCGCCCGGCGGCACGGCCGACAGGTGCCGGAAGACCTGGCCGTCATGGGCTTCGACGGATTGTCGCTGGGCGAGCTGGTGGAGCCCGCGCTGACCACGCTGCACATCGACAAACGGCGGCTGGGACGGCTGGCCGTCGAGCAGGTCGCCCGGCTGCGCGCCGGTGAGGAACCGCTGCGTGGCGCAGCGGCGTGGGTGGTCCCGGAGCTGGTGGTGAGGGCCTCGGCCTGA
- a CDS encoding zinc-dependent alcohol dehydrogenase family protein, which yields MKAAVIESVGKAVVAEVPDPTPGPREVVVEVAACGLCGTDLHILQGEFAPKLPIVPGHEFAGEVVGVGTQVTELSVGDRVAVDPSLYCYECRYCRTGHNNLCERWAAIGVTTAGGAARYAVAPVANCVRLPDHVRTQDAALVEPLSCAVRGYDVLQSRLGAHVLIYGSGTMGLMMLELAKRTGAASVDMVDINPARLETARRLGVSASAANPDELDRPQGWDLVVDATGNAAAIQDGLDRVAKAGTFLQFGVADYATRVTIDPYRIYNQEITITGSMAVLHSFERAAELFANGVLDPEIFISDRIPLERYPEALEQFASGVGRKIVVVP from the coding sequence ATGAAGGCCGCCGTCATCGAGTCCGTCGGGAAGGCAGTGGTCGCCGAGGTCCCCGACCCGACACCCGGCCCCCGCGAGGTCGTCGTCGAGGTGGCGGCCTGCGGCCTGTGCGGCACCGACCTGCACATCCTGCAGGGCGAGTTCGCACCCAAGCTGCCCATCGTCCCCGGACACGAGTTCGCGGGCGAGGTGGTCGGGGTGGGCACCCAGGTCACGGAGCTGTCGGTGGGCGACCGCGTGGCCGTGGACCCGTCTCTCTACTGCTACGAATGCCGCTACTGCCGTACGGGCCACAACAACCTCTGCGAACGCTGGGCGGCGATCGGCGTGACGACGGCGGGCGGCGCGGCGCGCTATGCGGTGGCCCCGGTCGCGAACTGCGTACGGCTCCCCGACCACGTCCGCACCCAGGACGCGGCCCTGGTGGAACCCCTCTCCTGCGCCGTCCGCGGCTACGACGTCCTGCAGTCCCGCCTCGGCGCCCACGTCCTGATCTACGGCTCGGGCACGATGGGCCTGATGATGCTGGAGCTGGCCAAGCGGACAGGGGCGGCCAGCGTGGACATGGTGGACATCAACCCGGCCCGCCTGGAGACGGCCCGCCGCCTCGGCGTATCGGCCTCTGCGGCCAACCCTGACGAACTGGACCGCCCCCAGGGCTGGGACCTCGTCGTCGACGCCACGGGCAACGCGGCGGCGATCCAGGACGGTCTGGACCGGGTCGCCAAGGCAGGTACGTTCCTGCAGTTCGGGGTCGCGGACTACGCGACGCGCGTCACGATCGACCCGTACCGCATCTACAACCAGGAGATCACCATCACGGGTTCGATGGCCGTCCTGCACAGCTTCGAGCGCGCGGCGGAACTCTTCGCGAACGGCGTCCTCGACCCCGAGATCTTCATCAGCGACCGGATCCCGCTGGAGCGGTACCCGGAGGCGCTGGAGCAGTTCGCGTCGGGGGTGGGGCGGAAGATCGTGGTGGTTCCGTAG
- a CDS encoding carbohydrate ABC transporter permease — protein sequence MSALAVRLRSRRKGVGLGLVAWLLGILFFLPIAWMALTSFHSEADAATNPPSFAASLTLDGYREFFGAGGGASPWPALINSTVASVASTLFVLVLALPAAYALSIRPVKKWTDVLFFFLSTKMLPAVAGLLPLYLFAKNTDMLDNIWLLVILYTSMNLPIAVWMMHSFLAEIPVAIIEAARVDGAKLPTILTRVVAPIALPGIAATALICFIFSWNELLFARVLTGVVAETAPVFLTGFITSQGLFLAKVCAASLVISLPVLAAGFAAQDKLVQGLSLGAVK from the coding sequence ATGAGTGCATTGGCCGTACGACTTCGCAGCCGCCGCAAGGGAGTTGGCCTCGGCCTGGTGGCCTGGCTGCTCGGGATCCTGTTCTTCCTGCCGATCGCGTGGATGGCCCTGACGTCCTTCCACTCCGAGGCGGACGCGGCGACCAACCCGCCGTCCTTCGCCGCGTCGCTGACGCTGGACGGCTACCGGGAGTTCTTCGGCGCGGGCGGCGGCGCGAGCCCCTGGCCGGCGCTGATCAACTCGACGGTGGCATCGGTGGCGTCGACGCTGTTCGTCCTGGTCCTCGCCCTCCCGGCGGCCTACGCCCTGTCGATCCGCCCGGTGAAGAAGTGGACGGACGTCCTGTTCTTCTTCCTGTCGACGAAGATGCTGCCGGCCGTGGCGGGCCTGCTGCCGCTGTACCTGTTCGCGAAGAACACGGACATGCTCGACAACATCTGGCTGCTGGTCATCCTCTACACCTCCATGAACCTGCCGATCGCGGTGTGGATGATGCACTCCTTCCTCGCCGAGATCCCGGTCGCGATCATCGAGGCGGCACGGGTGGACGGCGCGAAGCTGCCGACGATCCTCACGCGCGTGGTGGCCCCCATAGCCCTCCCGGGCATCGCCGCGACGGCCCTGATCTGCTTCATCTTCAGCTGGAACGAGCTGCTGTTCGCCCGAGTACTGACCGGCGTGGTCGCCGAGACCGCCCCCGTCTTCCTGACCGGCTTCATCACCAGCCAGGGCCTGTTCCTGGCGAAGGTCTGCGCCGCGTCGCTCGTCATCTCCCTGCCGGTGCTCGCCGCGGGGTTCGCCGCCCAGGACAAGCTGGTCCAGGGCCTGTCGTTGGGAGCCGTGAAATGA
- a CDS encoding carbohydrate ABC transporter permease, producing the protein MTATTTAPVATTPVRTNRQPSARLRAWATRAPLLPALIFMVVVTQLPFVATLVISFFDWNSLYPDARHFTGIDNYREVLTDADLRHSVWTTVLLTVAVVLASLVLGLILALLLDRKFKGRGVVRTLLIAPFLVVPVAAALLWKHVLYNPEYGLFNGLLHYVGGPQPDWISNTPLLAVEASLVWQWTPFMMLILLAGLQSRDHEQIEAARVDGASDWQIFRHLTLPHLRRYLELGALLGSIYIVQNFDAVFTITSGGLGTANLPYTVYQSFYQAHENGLASAAGVLVVIGSIIIATFALRVVSSLFREEVSRA; encoded by the coding sequence ATGACAGCGACGACAACGGCCCCCGTGGCCACGACACCTGTGCGCACCAACCGCCAACCGTCCGCCCGCCTGCGCGCCTGGGCGACCCGGGCACCCTTGCTGCCCGCCCTGATCTTCATGGTCGTGGTGACCCAGCTGCCGTTCGTGGCCACGCTGGTGATCTCCTTCTTCGACTGGAACTCCCTCTACCCGGACGCCCGCCACTTCACCGGCATCGACAACTACCGGGAGGTCCTCACCGACGCGGACCTGCGCCACTCGGTGTGGACGACCGTGCTGCTGACGGTCGCGGTGGTGCTGGCGAGCCTGGTGCTGGGGCTGATCCTGGCCCTGCTTCTGGACCGGAAGTTCAAGGGCCGCGGGGTGGTCCGCACCCTGCTGATCGCCCCGTTCCTGGTGGTGCCCGTGGCCGCCGCACTGCTCTGGAAGCATGTGCTCTACAACCCCGAATACGGCCTGTTCAATGGGTTGTTGCACTATGTGGGCGGCCCACAGCCGGACTGGATCTCCAACACCCCGCTCCTCGCGGTCGAGGCCTCACTCGTCTGGCAGTGGACGCCGTTCATGATGCTGATCCTGCTGGCGGGCCTGCAAAGCCGCGACCACGAGCAGATCGAGGCGGCGCGGGTCGACGGCGCAAGTGACTGGCAGATCTTCCGCCACCTGACACTCCCCCACCTGCGCCGCTACCTCGAACTCGGGGCCCTGCTGGGCTCGATCTACATCGTCCAGAACTTCGACGCGGTCTTCACGATCACCTCGGGCGGCCTGGGCACCGCCAACCTCCCCTACACCGTCTACCAGAGCTTCTACCAGGCCCATGAGAACGGCCTCGCCTCGGCCGCGGGCGTCCTGGTGGTCATCGGCTCGATCATCATCGCGACCTTCGCGCTGCGCGTGGTGTCGTCCCTGTTCCGCGAGGAGGTGTCGCGCGCATGA
- a CDS encoding ABC transporter substrate-binding protein, producing the protein MRTQSRRRPPRATLAMAAAGTLLAPLLSGCWVGAGGAGSGGNSINVLMVNNPQMTELQKLAPAFTKETGIKVNFTVLPENDVRDKISQDFANQAGQYDVATLSNYEIPIYARNGWLKEMNSYVAKDPAYDEQDVLKPMRQSLTGDDGKLYGQPFYGESSFLMYRKDVLEKEGLTMPAHPTWQQVADIAAKVDGAEPGMKGICLRGLPGWGEVMAPLTTVVNTFGGTWFDKNWKAQLDSPEWEKATKFYVDLVREHGESGAAQSGFAECLNNMTQGKVAMWYDATSAAGSLEAAKSPVKGKLGYAPAPVDRTESSGWLYTWAWGIQQASRNSDNAWKFVSWASSKQYEQLVGDEIGWSNVPAGKRASTYANPAYREEAAAFQEMTKEAIEGARPNDPGVQPRPAPGIQFVGIPEFTDLGTKVSQEISAAIAGRQSVESALKKSQQLAEKISEEYEGR; encoded by the coding sequence ATGCGAACCCAGAGCCGACGGAGGCCACCGCGAGCCACGCTCGCCATGGCCGCCGCAGGGACGCTGCTCGCCCCGCTGCTCTCCGGCTGCTGGGTCGGAGCCGGCGGGGCGGGGTCGGGCGGCAACTCGATCAACGTCCTCATGGTCAACAACCCCCAGATGACCGAGTTGCAGAAGCTGGCCCCGGCCTTCACCAAGGAGACCGGCATCAAGGTCAACTTCACCGTCCTGCCCGAGAACGACGTCCGCGACAAGATCAGCCAGGACTTCGCCAACCAGGCCGGCCAGTACGACGTCGCCACCCTCTCCAACTACGAGATACCGATCTACGCCCGCAACGGCTGGCTGAAGGAGATGAACTCCTACGTCGCCAAGGACCCTGCCTACGACGAGCAGGACGTCCTCAAGCCGATGCGCCAGTCCCTCACCGGCGACGACGGCAAGCTCTACGGCCAGCCCTTCTACGGCGAGTCGTCCTTCCTGATGTACCGAAAGGACGTGCTCGAGAAGGAGGGCCTGACGATGCCCGCGCACCCCACCTGGCAGCAGGTCGCGGACATCGCGGCGAAGGTGGACGGCGCCGAGCCGGGCATGAAGGGCATCTGTCTGCGCGGTCTGCCGGGCTGGGGCGAGGTGATGGCCCCCCTCACCACCGTCGTGAACACCTTCGGCGGCACCTGGTTCGACAAGAACTGGAAGGCACAGCTGGACTCCCCCGAGTGGGAGAAGGCGACGAAGTTCTATGTCGACCTGGTCCGCGAGCACGGTGAGTCGGGAGCGGCCCAGTCCGGCTTCGCCGAGTGCCTGAACAACATGACCCAGGGCAAGGTCGCCATGTGGTACGACGCCACCTCCGCGGCCGGTTCCCTGGAGGCGGCGAAGTCCCCGGTCAAGGGCAAGCTCGGTTACGCACCCGCGCCCGTCGACAGGACGGAGTCCTCCGGCTGGCTCTACACCTGGGCCTGGGGCATCCAGCAGGCGTCCCGCAACTCCGACAACGCCTGGAAGTTCGTGTCCTGGGCGTCCAGCAAGCAGTACGAGCAGCTGGTCGGCGACGAGATCGGCTGGTCCAACGTCCCGGCCGGCAAGCGCGCCTCCACCTACGCCAACCCTGCCTACCGCGAGGAGGCGGCCGCCTTCCAGGAGATGACGAAGGAGGCCATCGAGGGCGCCCGCCCGAACGACCCCGGCGTGCAGCCGCGCCCCGCGCCCGGCATCCAGTTCGTCGGCATCCCCGAGTTCACCGACCTCGGCACCAAGGTCTCCCAGGAGATCAGCGCGGCCATCGCCGGACGCCAGTCCGTCGAGTCGGCCCTGAAGAAGTCCCAGCAGCTCGCCGAGAAGATCTCCGAGGAGTACGAGGGGCGATGA
- a CDS encoding DeoR/GlpR family DNA-binding transcription regulator, producing MSTRTAEERQREIVLAARRDGAVDVTALATELGVAKETVRRDLRVLEDHGLLRRTHGGAYPVESAGFETTLAFRATSHVPEKRRIAAAAAELLGDAETVFVDEGFTPQLIAEALPTDRPLTVVTASLPVAGALAETEHVSVLLLGGRVRSGTLATVDHWTTKMLAGFVIDLAFIGANGISREHGLTTPDPAVSEVKAQAIRASRRTVFAGVHTKFGAVSFCRFADIGALETIVTSTLLPTAEAHRYSLRGPQVIRV from the coding sequence ATGAGCACGAGGACGGCGGAAGAACGCCAGCGCGAGATCGTGCTGGCCGCACGGCGCGACGGCGCGGTCGACGTCACCGCGCTCGCCACCGAGCTGGGCGTGGCCAAGGAGACGGTACGACGGGACCTGCGCGTCCTGGAGGACCACGGCCTGCTCCGGCGCACCCATGGCGGCGCCTACCCCGTGGAGAGCGCCGGCTTCGAGACGACGCTCGCCTTCCGCGCCACCAGCCACGTCCCCGAGAAGCGCAGGATCGCGGCCGCCGCGGCCGAGCTCCTCGGGGACGCCGAGACGGTCTTCGTCGACGAGGGCTTCACCCCGCAGCTCATCGCCGAGGCCCTGCCCACCGACCGGCCGCTGACCGTGGTCACCGCGTCCCTGCCGGTCGCGGGCGCACTCGCCGAGACGGAGCACGTCTCCGTGCTGCTGCTCGGCGGCCGGGTGCGGTCCGGCACCCTCGCCACCGTCGACCACTGGACGACGAAGATGCTGGCCGGCTTCGTCATCGACCTGGCGTTCATCGGCGCCAACGGCATCTCCCGCGAACACGGCCTGACCACCCCCGACCCGGCCGTCAGCGAGGTCAAGGCACAGGCGATCCGCGCCTCGCGCCGCACGGTGTTCGCGGGCGTGCACACCAAGTTCGGTGCGGTCAGCTTCTGCCGGTTCGCCGACATCGGCGCGCTGGAGACGATCGTCACGAGCACCCTGCTCCCCACGGCCGAGGCCCACCGCTACTCCCTGCGGGGGCCCCAGGTCATCCGCGTCTGA
- a CDS encoding NAD-dependent epimerase/dehydratase family protein: MPAPRTVLLTGAAGGLGTLMRDLLPAYGYELRLLDLRPIEGEPGAIVADLADREALREAVRGVDAIIHLAGISLEAPFEKILRANIEGTYNVYEAAREEGVGRVVFASSNHAVGFTPRPEGAAPHEAGALIPIDTPRRPDTFYGLSKSFGEDLAQFYWDKHGLETVSVRIGSCFPEPTSVRMLSVWMSPADGARLFHAALTAEDVAHTVVHGSSANTRLWWDLTSARSLGYEPQDDSEPYAEKLIAEQGELDPGNIAHAYLGGHFVSDPPIWPY; the protein is encoded by the coding sequence ATGCCAGCCCCCCGCACCGTTCTGCTCACCGGCGCCGCCGGCGGACTCGGCACCCTGATGCGGGATTTGCTCCCGGCGTACGGCTACGAGCTGCGGCTCCTGGATCTGCGGCCCATCGAGGGCGAGCCGGGCGCAATCGTCGCCGACCTCGCCGACCGGGAGGCGCTGCGCGAGGCCGTGCGGGGCGTCGACGCGATCATCCACCTCGCGGGCATCTCCCTGGAAGCCCCGTTCGAGAAGATTCTCCGGGCGAACATCGAGGGCACGTACAACGTGTACGAGGCCGCCCGCGAGGAGGGGGTCGGACGCGTCGTCTTCGCCTCCTCCAACCACGCGGTGGGCTTCACGCCCCGCCCCGAGGGCGCCGCACCGCACGAGGCGGGCGCACTGATCCCCATCGACACCCCGCGCCGCCCGGACACCTTCTACGGCCTGTCCAAGTCCTTCGGCGAGGACCTCGCGCAGTTCTACTGGGACAAGCACGGCCTGGAGACGGTGTCCGTACGCATCGGCTCCTGCTTCCCCGAGCCGACCAGCGTCCGGATGCTCTCGGTGTGGATGAGCCCCGCCGACGGCGCCCGCCTCTTCCACGCGGCCCTGACCGCCGAGGATGTCGCGCACACGGTCGTCCACGGCTCCTCGGCCAACACACGCCTGTGGTGGGACCTGACCAGCGCCCGCTCCCTCGGCTACGAGCCGCAGGACGACTCCGAGCCGTACGCCGAGAAGCTGATCGCCGAGCAGGGCGAGCTCGACCCCGGGAACATCGCGCACGCCTACCTGGGCGGCCACTTCGTCAGCGACCCGCCGATCTGGCCGTACTGA